The following are encoded together in the Lepidochelys kempii isolate rLepKem1 chromosome 7, rLepKem1.hap2, whole genome shotgun sequence genome:
- the NAA80 gene encoding N-alpha-acetyltransferase 80: MGSVSELLTAVPLHQRPDLVEVCAELINEEWKKSKTSRMYSLQKSTDNFPMCLVLIRTQRATEAAEEGKTAKTQLLGHARLSRVVSQPESLFVETVVVSRALRGQGYGRKLMEATESYAKSRGFRHLHLTTHDKQHFYAHLGYTASEPVQSMGFMSSVVPMEFLQMFSSPPPHTRAPAWGPGKPSPTASHLNSRTSGANPPPLPSSTPPAHCTATVCPPPPLPPLPPSLSPPICSLNSSQSAIPPPLPLPPSPPHASPFHCRIAAAGLPPPPPLPPPAAHVSSAHLLPPPPGPPPCHLPLLGQPVFPGPIASSSPGEDPYGQTLLETPYRDLRGLPIFWMKKDI; encoded by the coding sequence ATGGGCTCAGTTTCGGAGCTGCTCACGGCAGTGCCCCTTCACCAGAGGCCGGATCTGGTGGAGGTCTGCGCGGAGCTCATCAACGAAGAGTGGAAGAAAAGCAAGACCTCTCGCATGTACTCACTCCAGAAGTCCACAGACAACTTCCCCATGTGTCTGGTGCTGATTAGAACCCAGAGGGCCACAGAGGCTGCCGAGGAAGGGAAGACGGCAAAGACCCAGCTCCTTGGGCACGCCAGGTTGTCCCGTGTTGTCAGCCAGCCCGAGAGCTTGTTTGTGGAAACGGTTGTGGTCTCCAGGGCGCTGCGGGGCCAGGGGTATGGCCGGAAGCTGATGGAAGCCACCGAGAGCTACGCCAAGTCCCGTGGCTTCAGGCACCTGCATCTCACCACACATGACAAGCAGCACTTCTATGCCCACTTGGGCTACACTGCATCTGAGCCGGTGCAGAGCATGGGGTTCATGAGCTCCGTGGTCCCCATGGAGTTCCTGCAGATGttctccagcccccctcctcacACTAGAGCACCTGCTTGGGGACCGGGAAAGCCCAGTCCCACCGCCTCCCATCTTAACAGCAGAACTTCAGGAGCCAACCCGCCTCCACTACCGTcctccacaccccctgcccacTGCACCGCCACTGTGTGcccaccaccacctctgccaccatTGCCGCCATCTCTGTCTCCACCGATCTGCTCTTTAAACTCCTCACAATCTGCcattccccctccactccccttgCCACCTTCACCTCCCCATGCTTCCCCTTTCCATTGCAGGATCGCTGCTGCGGGGCTGCCTCCACCTCCCCCTTTACCTCCACCAGCTGCCCATGTAAGCTCTGCAcaccttctgccccctccccctggtccTCCACCATGCCACCTCCCTCTGTTAGGCCAACCAGTTTTTCCTGGCCCCATCGCCTCCAGTTCACCAGGGGAGGATCCCTATGGTCAGACCCTGCTGGAGACACCGTATCGCGACCTCAGAGGGCTCCCCATCTTCTGGATGAAGAAGGACATTTGA
- the HYAL3 gene encoding hyaluronidase-3, producing MHPNLGVAPTRAKQGLLSWGTDPGVMLLAGVSWDFWLFPWEGKSLVQVRSGGKAGSEGVHSRRKQEGVWTGHSCRMSTMTLGLTVWPWVLFCLGAIPPSRGSSWESASTGPLLQHKPFVVVWNMPTARCHQRFGVALPLEDYAIVENQGNAFQGQNMTIFYKNKFGLYPYISPEGEHHNGGIPQKVRLKQHLERATVEITQLLQPDFHGLAVVDWEEWRPLWRRNWGPKAVYKEASEQWVQERFPEMCAKKRAYLAEEEFEGAAQEVMERTLVLGKKLRPWGLWGFYRFPDCFNDNWRKGGNYTGECHAMEVLRNNRLMWLWEASTALYPSIYLPPKLLLAERQSYVHHRLQEAFRVARFGLEQPLPVIAYSRVSYRHSARYLSEADLVHTIGESAALGATGLALWGDNSYSRSAESCRSLRHYITHTLGPYVVNVTSAAQLCSRQLCHGRGRCVRQHPDELGAFLHLRPQQWGADPMLTNHLGTDKPGQRAWGQFCCHCYRGWTGASCEKQAWTEPSRGPDCTAPAQYPDICIAVRDRNTMGSQVCPKPSYEGKTELRTPRCLHS from the exons ATGCATCCCAACCTGGGAGTTGCACCCACACGGGCCAAGCAGGGGCTCCTTTCCTGGGGCACCGATCCAGGGGTGATGCTGCTCGCTGGTGTCAGCTGGGACTTCTGGCTGTTTCCCTGGGAGGGCAAGTCCCTGGTCCAAGTGCGATCTGGTGGGAAGGCCGGGTCAGAG GGTGTTCATTCAAGAAGGAAGCAGGAGGGGGTCTGGACCGGACATAGTTGCAGAATGTCCACCATGACTCTGGGCCTAACTGTCTGGCCCTGGGTCCTGTTCTGCCTCGGAGCCATCCCACCCTCGAGAGGGAGCAGTTGGGAGAGTGCATCCACCGGCCCCCTTCTCCAGCACAAGCCGTTTGTGGTGGTGTGGAACATGCCCACGGCCCGGTGCCACCAGCGCTTTGGGGTTGCCCTGCCTCTCGAGGACTACGCCATCGTGGAGAACCAAGGCAACGCATTCCAGGGCCAGAACATGACCATCTTCTACAAGAACAAATTTGGACTCTACCCGTACATCTCCCCAGAGGGCGAGCACCACAATGGGGGGATCCCCCAGAAAGTCCGCCTGAAGCAGCACCTAGAGAGGGCCACAGTGGAGATCACCCAGCTTCTGCAGCCAGACTTCCACGGGCTGGCTGTGGTCGACTGGGAGGAGTGGAGGCCGCTGTGGAGACGGAACTGGGGCCCCAAGGCAGTGTACAAGGAGGCCTCTGAGCAGTGGGTCCAGGAGAGGTTCCCAGAGATGTGCGCCAAGAAGCGAGCCTACTTGGCCGAGGAAGAGTTTGAGGGGGCAGCCCAGGAGGTCATGGAGAGGACGCTGGTGCTGGGGAAGAAGCTGAGGCCCTGGGGTTTGTGGGGCTTCTACAGGTTCCCTGACTGTTTCAACGATAACTGGAGGAAGGGGGGGAATTACACGGGGGAGTGCCATGCCATGGAGGTGCTGCGAAACAACCGGCTTATGTGGCTCTGGGAGGCCTCCACCGCCCTCTATCCGAGCATCTACCTCCCACCTAAGCTTCTGCTGGCCGAGCGCCAGAGTTACGTCCACCACCGCCTGCAAGAGGCCTTCCGGGTGGCACGGtttggcctggagcagcccctgcctgTGATAGCATACTCCCGAGTCTCCTATCGGCACTCCGCCAGGTACCTGTCCGAG GCTGACCTGGTCCATACGATTGGGGAGAGCGCAGCGCTCGGCGCCACCGGCCTGGCACTGTGGGGGGACAACTCCTACTCCCGTTCAGCC GAGAGCTGCAGGAGCCTCCGCCATTACATCACCCACACCTTGGGGCCCTACGTGGTGAATGTGACGTCGGCGGCCCAGCTGTGCAGCCGCCAGCTGTGTCACGGGCGTGGACGGTGCGTGAGGCAGCACCCTGACGAGCTGGGAGCCTTCCTGCACCTCCGCCCGCAGCAGTGGGGAGCGGACCCCATGCTGACCAATCACCTGGGCACGGACAAGCCGGGCCAGAGGGCATGGGGGCAGTTCTGCTGCCACTGCTACCGCGGATGGACGGGCGCCAGCTGTGAGAAGCAGGCGTGGACCGAGCCCAGCAGGGGCCCTGACTGCACTGCGCCGGCCCAGTATCCGGACATCTGCATCGCAGTGCGGGACAGAAACACGATGGGCTCCCAGGTCTGCCCTAAGCCTTCCTACGAGGGGAAGACGGAGCTCAG GACACCCCGCTGCTTACACAGCTGA
- the LSMEM2 gene encoding leucine-rich single-pass membrane protein 2: MATGRGTTAAAVAGPTAMLRETGEEMEVKADTSPPREPIDLNGNDLAEINLHSVESISDLYWVSGGHKAAEGNGLSQSTTPQTPQAHSTKRCGARPALLPTLRTVRTTPICPCFHPACCRTALFALLGALVLASLALATLAVYLSVLQSESLRVLSQWLEAQEESVRQMRATSLQLWKRLNVSEAADQM, translated from the exons ATGGCCACTGGCAGAGGCACAACGGCTGCAGCGGTTGCTGGCCCCACAGCGATGCTCAGGGAGACTGGAGAAg AAATGGAGGTGAAGGCAGACACCTCCCCACCCAGGGAGCCCATCGACCTCAATGGCAACGACCTGGCAGAGATCAACCTGCACTCGGTGGAGTCCATCAGTGACCTGTACTGGGTGTCTGGGGGCCACAAGGCCGCGGAGG GGAACGGCCTGTCTCAGTCCaccaccccacagacccctcagGCCCACTCCACCAAGCGCTGTGGGGCTAGGCCAGCCCTCCTGCCGACACTGCGAACCGTCCGCACCACCCCCATCTGCCCCTGCTTCCACCCTGCCTGCTGCCGCACAGCCCTCTTCGCCCTGCTCGGGGCCCTGGTGCTGGCCAGCCTCGCCCTCGCCACGCTGGCCGTGTACCTGAGTG TCCTGCAGAGCGAGTCGCTGCGGGTCCTGTCCCAGTGGCTGGAGGCCCAGGAGGAGTCCGTGCGGCAGATGAGGGCCACCAGCCTGCAGCTGTGGAAGCGGTTGAACGTCAGCGAGGCTGCGGACCAGATGTGA